In the genome of Vibrio ziniensis, the window GAACCTTCTTACTTCTGGCGCCGTTTCTCATTCTTCCTTGTTGGAAGAAGACGTCAGCATAGCGACTCTCAAAAGCTTGCAAGAAAAGGGATGGATTGAAGTTAGTGAGCAGAAGCCGCAGTTCAAAGCCTGGCCGAAGCAGATTGAAGCGGATGTTGAAAAGCCAAAATTAAACCAAGAACAAGCCATCGCGATTGCTTCTGTAAACAGCAGTAAAGGCTTCGGTTGCTATTTATTGGAAGGGGTAACAGGCTCAGGTAAAACAGAAGTTTATCTCAACCTAATTAAGCCGGTATTAGAGCAAGGGAAACAAGCATTAGTGCTGGTGCCTGAAATTGGTTTAACGCCTCAAACCATCAACCGTTTTAAAAAGCGCTTTAATGTGCCTGTAGAAGTGATTCACTCTGGGCTCAATGATACCGAACGGCTAAACGCGTGGTTGTCGGCGCGAGATAAAGTGGCAGGCATTGTCATTGGTACTCGCTCGGCATTGTTAACGCCGTTTGCGGATCTCGGTATTATTATTGTTGATGAAGAGCATGACAGCTCTTACAAGCAGCAGGATAGTCTGCGTTATCATGCCCGTGATGTGGCGGTGATGAGAGCTAATCAAGAGCAAATACCTATTGTGCTGGGTTCAGCGACACCAGCGTTAGAGACGTTACATAATGCGTTAACGGGCAAATATCATCATCTACATCTGACAGAACGTGCCGGTGTTGCTGTACCTACTCGCAACCGCGTTTTGGATGTGAAAGGTTTGTATCTCGAAAGTGGATTGTCCGCGCCTTTAATTGCTGACATGCGGCGTCATCTGACTGAAGGCAACCAAGTGTTACTGTTTCTCAATCGTCGTGGCTTTTCACCTGCATTAATGTGCCATGAGTGTGGATGGATCGCCGATTGCCAACGCTGTGATGCCTATTACACCTTCCATCAATACAGCAATGAAATTCGCTGCCACCATTGTGGTTCTCAGCGTCCTGTTATTCATCAGTGTCAGAGTTGCGGTTCTACACAATTGGTGACAGTAGGGGTAGGGACAGAACAGCTTGAAAAACAATTAGCAGAGCTATTCCCTGAATATAAAACCATACGTATCGATCGAGACAGCACTCGCAGAAAGGGCAGCTTAGAGTCGGCATTAACGTCGATTCGTAGAGGTGAGTATCAGATCCTGATCGGTACCCAAATGTTGGCTAAAGGTCATCACTTCCCAGACGTTACTTTGGTCGCTCTGTTGGATGTGGATGGCTCACTCTACAGTAGTGATTTTAGAGCGTCCGAACGTTTAGCGCAGCTCTTCATTCAGGTAGCAGGAAGAGCTGGACGTGCAAGTAAGCCTGGTGAAGTGATATTGCAGACTCACCACCCAGAGCACAGCTTGCTACAAGATCTTCTTCAGCGAGATTATCACCATTTTGCCTTGACTGCTTTGGCGGAGCGTAAATTGGCAATGTTACCACCATATACCTATCTGACCCTGTTCAGAGCCGAAGCGAATCAGTCTCAGATGGTGGAAGATTTCTTGCGTCAGGTTCGTCATACATTGGAAGCGCATCCGTTATTTGATCAGCACTGCATGGTTTTAGGACCAACGCCTGCGCCACTGGCTAAACGTGCTGGAAAGTTTCGCTGGCAACTTCTATTGCAGGCAGAGGCTCGCTCAGTGATGCAAAAATTGTTGATGAGCGCTAAGCCGGCCATTTCAATGTTGCCATTAGCCAGTAAAGTTCGCTGGACACTGGATATTGAGCCTCAGGATTTAAGTTAATTTCGCAGCTTTTAGAGGGTGCAAATTAGGGCTGTGGATACGGTGTACTATATAAAGATTCTCTAATGTGACAGCGATCACGTTTGTAGTGCAAATTTTGTTAATTTGACCGTAACTTTCTGCTTAGAAATGAATAGACTAACGGTAGAATTCTCTCAGTGAAACGTTTTCGTTTTGTGAAATAGATTTCTCACTGGAAGGCTAGGTGTGTATCACACAATTTATACGCCATTAACATAATTACAAAACGTGTTTAAGCGTGGTTTGCTTAAGTACGACAAAGGAATAAGAAAAGAGGACTATTTAACATGGCGACAATGAAGGATGTTGCCCAGCTTGCTGGCGTATCGACCGCGACAGTGTCGCGGGCTCTGATGAATCCTGAGAAAGTATCGTCTTCAACTCGCAAGCGCGTAGAAGAAGCGGTTTTAGAAGCTGGCTATTCACCGAATTCTCTCGCGAGAAATCTGCGTCGAAATGAGTCTAAAACGATCGTGGCGATTGTCCCTGATATTTGTGACCCTTATTTCACCGAAATTATTCGTGGTATCGAAGACGCGGCGATGGAGCATGGATACCTTGTTTTACTGGGTGACAGTGGTCAGCAAAAGAAACGAGAAAGTTCATTCGTTAATTTGGTTTTTACCAAGCAAGCCGATGGTATGTTGTTGTTAGGTACTGACTTGCCGTTTGATGTGAGTAAACCGGAACAGAAGAACCTTCCGCCAATGGTTATGGCGTGCGAGTTCGCACCAGAACTGGAGCTACCGACGGTTCATATCGATAACCTGACCTCTGCATTTGAAGCTGTGAACTATCTAACTCAGTTGGGTCACAAGCGTGTTGCTCAAATTTCTGGTCCAGAAAGCGCGACACTTTGCCAGTTCCGCCACCAAGGGTATCAGCAGGCACTGCGTAGAGCTGGCATTACCATGAATCCCGACTATGTGATTTATGGTGATTTCACGTTTGAATCGGGTGTCAGTGCCGTTCGTGAGTTACTTTCTCTGCCCGACGTACCAACAGCGATTTTTTGCCACAATGATATTATGGCGATAGGTGCGATGCAGGAAGCAAAACGTTTGGGGCTTCGTATTCCACGAGATCTTTCCATTGTGGGGTTTGATGACATCCAGTTTTCACAATACTGCGATCCACCATTAACGACAATTTCTCAGCCTCGTTATGAGATTGGGCGTCAAGCCATGCTGATGATGTTAGAGCTACTGCGTGGTTTAGATGTTCAAGCGGGTTCACGTTTATTGGATACGAGTTTAGTCGTCCGTGAAAGTGCTGCTCCACCTCGCTCTCACTAGAATAGCTAAGATGAATGACAGTACTCATTGCAGTACTGTCATCAATAGGCTGTTATCTAACGTTAAACTGCTTTAACATGTGGGCAGATTTTATAACTATTGAAAACTTCCAGTGGCTAATAAAGATTATGTAAGACGCGGTCGTAGTCAGAAAAAGCCGGCCCCAAAAAAAACAACCTCTCGTCGTAAACCTTGGCGTAGTGGGTTTATTGCTCTCCTACTTGTTGCTTTATTAGGTTATGGCTTATACACGTTAAGTAATGATCCTGAGCCGTCAAAACCTGTTGCAGTCAAACCTGAACCGAAACCAAAACCCAAACCAAAGCAAACTGAGACGATTCCGCCTCCGCCAACAGAGAAGTGGGACTATGTTGATACTTTGCCAAAGCGCGAAATTGAAGTGGTAGCAAAAGAGCAAGAAATCTCTGATATACCATACATAATGCAGTGTGGTGCTTATAAAACGATGCAGCAAGCAGAAGCGAGAAAGTTGGATATCGCTTTCCAAGGTATCAACAGCAAAATTCGTAAGAAGGAAGACAGCAGTTGGTTCCGTGTGGTGTTAGGTCCCTATAAATTTAAGCGTGATGCTGAACGCGATAAGCATAAATTACAGCGCGCTAAAATTGAGCCTTGTGCGATTTGGAAAGAACAACAATAAGTTTTTGCATCGATATTTAGTTGTTAAAAATTGAAAGACGCCCAAAACATTTGCAACCCAAAGTGAGCAAGGTTCTGGGCGTTTTGCTTTCTTTCTCCCTTGAAATTTTTTCCGGCTATCCTCATATAACTTACATCTCCATCGTGAAAATAATTAAGAGGCCCTCTCGTGACTACCATCGTATCAGTACGTCGTAATAATAAAGTTGTCATCGCAGGTGACGGGCAAGTATCGCTCGGCAATACAGTAATGAAAGGCAACGCGAAAAAAGTTCGCCGTTTGTATAACAACAAAGTATTAGCTGGTTTTGCGGGCGGTACCGCGGATGCGTTTACGCTATTTGAACGTTTTGAAAGCAAGTTGCAAATGCACCAAGGTCATTTAACCAAAGCGGCAGTTGAACTGGCAAAAGACTGGCGTAGCGATCGCGCATTACGCCGTTTAGAAGCAATTTTGGCAGTGGCAGATGAGACGGCATCATTGATCATCACAGGTAATGGTGACGTGGTGCAACCAGAGCATGATTTGATTGCGATTGGTTCTGGTGGCAATTTTGCTCAAGCGGCTGCGATTGCACTGATTGAAAATACCGATTTAGACGCGCGCTCAATTGCAGAAAAAGCATTAAACATCGCTGGCGACATCTGCGTCTTTACCAACCATCACCACACCATCGAAGAGCTAGAAATCCCGCAAGAGCTCATCGCGAAAGACCAAGCATAAAACAGTGTGATTAGAATTTAAGGAATTCATTATGTCTGAAATGACTCCTCGTGAAATTGTTCATGAACTTAACCGCCATATTATCGGTCAAGATAAAGCTAAGCGCGCTGTAGCGATTGCTCTTCGTAACCGCTGGCGTCGTATGCAGCTTGAAGAGAGCTTGCGCGTAGAAGTGACACCAAAAAACATCCTGATGATTGGTCCAACGGGTGTGGGTAAAACAGAGATTGCTCGTCGTTTAGCAAAACTGGCGAATGCGCCTTTCATCAAAGTCGAAGCTACTAAATTCACAGAAGTGGGTTATGTGGGTAAAGAAGTTGAAACCATTATCCGTGACCTGACTGATGTAGCGGTTAAGCTGACGCATCAGCAAGCGACTGAAAAAGTCAAATTCCGCGCTGAAGAATTGGCTGAAGAACGTATTTTGGATGCGCTTCTTCCTCCAGCTCGTGATGCTTGGGGTAAAGCAGAGCATAGTGAAGAGAACTCCAATACCCGTCAGGTTTTCCGTAAAAAATTACGTGAAGGTAAGTTAGACGATAAAGAAATTGAATTAGACATCGCTGTACCGCAAATGGGCGTAGAGATCATGGCGCCTCCAGGTATGGAAGAGATGACTAACCAGCTTCAAGGTATGTTCCAAAATTTGGCTGGTAACACCAAGAAAAAACGTAAACTGAAAATTAAAGATGCGTTTAAAGCACTCACTGAAGAAGAAGCGTCGAAGCTTGTTAATCAAGATGAACTGAAAGAACAAGCTATCTACAGTGTTGAAAATAACGGCATCGTTTTTATCGATGAAATCGATAAGATCTGTAAGCGCGGTGAAGTGTCTGGTCCGGACGTTTCTCGTGAAGGTGTTCAGCGTGACTTACTGCCTCTGATCGAAGGTAGTACGGTTTCAACTAAGCACGGTATGGTTCGTACCGACCACATTCTGTTCATCGCATCAGGTGCATTCCAAGTGGCTAGACCATCTGATTTGATTCCAGAATTGCAAGGTCGCCTGCCAATTCGTGTTGAACTTGAAGCGCTTTCCAGTGAAGATTTTAAACGCATTCTGACTGAGCCTAAAGCTTCATTGACAGAGCAATACATGGCGTTGATGAAAACAGAGAATGTGGATGTTGAGTTCACTGACGATGGTATCAAGCAAATCGCAGAAGCTGCATGGCAAGTCAATGAAACAACGGAGAACATCGGTGCTCGTCGACTACATACAGTGATGGAGCGTCTGATGGATGAAATCTCATTTGATGCCACAGATAAAGCGGGTTCATCGCTCACTATTGATGCGACTTATGTGAAGAGCAAACTCGGTGAGTTAGTTGCCGATGAAGATTTAAGCCGTTTCATTTTATAAAATGCAAAAGCCCGCTCAAAATGCAGCGGGCTTTTTACCTTTATTCAAGGCGATATAGCCCGCTGACACCACGTGCGCTTTAGGTATATACTGACAACATTATTGAACAACCTATCATTATCATGAATAACTCTCTGCAAATATGGTTTGATGCTGCGCGGCCGAAAACTCTTCCTCTCGCCTTAGTGTCAATTTTTACCGGAAGCGCTTTAGCTTTTTCTTCTGGGCACTTTTCTTTGCCTATCGCTTTTTTGGCGCTGCTGACAGCCACTTTATTGCAGATCTTATCGAACTTAGCCAATGACTATGGTGATGCTGTGAAAGGTACGGATAATGAAAAACGTATCGGTCCTATGCGTGCAATTCAGTCTGGAGCTGTGAGTTTGAATGACATGAAAAGAGCGATTGTAATCAATGTGTTGATGACTATCGCGTCTGGGTTGATGTTGGTTCTATATGCTCTAGATAGTTTGCAAAGTATTCTTGCTTTCATAGGCTTGGGTGTGTTGGCAATGGTAGCTGCGATTGCTTACACGGTAGGCAATAAACCGTACGGCTACTTAGGGTTAGGAGATTTATCTGTGTTCTTGTTTTTTGGTCTTTTAGGTGTATCAGGTACTTATTTCCTTCACTCAGGAAGCATAGACTGGAGCCTGTTTTTACCATCATTAGGCTGTGGCTTAATGGCTGTTGCTGTACTTAACGTCAACAACATGCGAGATATCGAAAATGATGCAGAGTGTGGTAAGCGCACAGTGCCCGTGCGTTTAGGGCAAATGAAAGCGAAGAAATACCATTTCATGCTTTTGTCCGGCGCGGTGCTCGCTTTTGCTGCGTATCTTATTATGCAGGAGAAGCCGCTGTGGATCAGTTTGCCTTTCTTGTTGAGTCTGATATTAGTCACTAAACATGGTCGTGCTGTGTGGCAAACTGAAAAGCCGGCACAGATAGCGCCTATGCTCCCTGTAATTGTTAAGTGCTCTTTGATTACTAACTTGTTGTTTGTCGGCGTGGTTATCGCTCAAACTCTGACAAGTTAATTTGCGCTGTGTCATTGCATTGGCTTAATCACCCGATATACTCGTTGAAAGACTTTTCGTAAAGAGAACAAGGCTATGGAATACAACACCTCTGCACTATGTGACATTTACCTCGATCAAGTTGACGTGGTAGAACCTATGTTTAGTAACTTTGGTGGTCGCGCCTCTTTTGCTGGTCAAATCACTACAGTGAAGTGTTTTGAAGACAACGGACTCATTCGTGAAACGCTAGAGCAAGACGGCGTTGGACGAGTGTTGCTCATTGACGGTGGTGGTTCGCTGCGCCGTGCACTGATTGATGCTGAGCTAGCCGCTCTTGCAGAAGAAAACGAGTGGGAAGGTATCGTTGTGTACGGTTGTGTTCGTGAAGTGGACGAATTGGAAGATATGAGCATCGGTATTCAGGCGATGGCTGCAATTCCTGTTGGTGCTAATAGCCAAGGTATTGGTGAGGTTGACGTGCCGGTGAACTTTGGCGGTGTCACTTTCCTTCCAGAAGATTACTTATATGCTGATAACACTGGCGTTATCTTGTCTCAAGAGCCTCTGAATGTGGATCTTGAAACGGATGAAGAAGATGTAGTCGAAGAAGATGAAATTCTCTAATCGTTTGCGCTAAAACTCTCGGTTCAAAAACAACAAAGCCGATGCGGATGCGTCGGCTTTGTTGTTTGGACAAATAGAATTTGATAGGACGATAAGTGCGTTAAGTTTTGAATTCGTTTTAAGAGACGGAGTTTTCCGCAGTTGTTTCACCGCAGTGACTTTTTCTCAGCCACAGGGCATAAAGATACCCTAGCAATCCACCTGCCACGTTTCCTGCAGCAATGCCAATAAATAAGCCTTCAATACCATAAAGCTGAGAGCCCATCCAAGCCACAGGCAAGGTGAATACGAATAAACGCATGAAACTCCATTGGAAAGCCTTAATCGGCAAGTGAAGAGC includes:
- the priA gene encoding primosomal protein N'; amino-acid sequence: MRPTIARVALPVPLDKQFDYLIPSHLFPIIGGRVSVPFGRQTLVGIVTEFAQESEFSIEQLKSVKEVLDSQPVWPDKLYSLLKWCSQFYQFPLGDTLANAMPSALRKGKPADFASCKEWQMTPSGSNQMMQGFGRAFKQAQVMNLLTSGAVSHSSLLEEDVSIATLKSLQEKGWIEVSEQKPQFKAWPKQIEADVEKPKLNQEQAIAIASVNSSKGFGCYLLEGVTGSGKTEVYLNLIKPVLEQGKQALVLVPEIGLTPQTINRFKKRFNVPVEVIHSGLNDTERLNAWLSARDKVAGIVIGTRSALLTPFADLGIIIVDEEHDSSYKQQDSLRYHARDVAVMRANQEQIPIVLGSATPALETLHNALTGKYHHLHLTERAGVAVPTRNRVLDVKGLYLESGLSAPLIADMRRHLTEGNQVLLFLNRRGFSPALMCHECGWIADCQRCDAYYTFHQYSNEIRCHHCGSQRPVIHQCQSCGSTQLVTVGVGTEQLEKQLAELFPEYKTIRIDRDSTRRKGSLESALTSIRRGEYQILIGTQMLAKGHHFPDVTLVALLDVDGSLYSSDFRASERLAQLFIQVAGRAGRASKPGEVILQTHHPEHSLLQDLLQRDYHHFALTALAERKLAMLPPYTYLTLFRAEANQSQMVEDFLRQVRHTLEAHPLFDQHCMVLGPTPAPLAKRAGKFRWQLLLQAEARSVMQKLLMSAKPAISMLPLASKVRWTLDIEPQDLS
- the cytR gene encoding DNA-binding transcriptional regulator CytR produces the protein MATMKDVAQLAGVSTATVSRALMNPEKVSSSTRKRVEEAVLEAGYSPNSLARNLRRNESKTIVAIVPDICDPYFTEIIRGIEDAAMEHGYLVLLGDSGQQKKRESSFVNLVFTKQADGMLLLGTDLPFDVSKPEQKNLPPMVMACEFAPELELPTVHIDNLTSAFEAVNYLTQLGHKRVAQISGPESATLCQFRHQGYQQALRRAGITMNPDYVIYGDFTFESGVSAVRELLSLPDVPTAIFCHNDIMAIGAMQEAKRLGLRIPRDLSIVGFDDIQFSQYCDPPLTTISQPRYEIGRQAMLMMLELLRGLDVQAGSRLLDTSLVVRESAAPPRSH
- a CDS encoding SPOR domain-containing protein produces the protein MANKDYVRRGRSQKKPAPKKTTSRRKPWRSGFIALLLVALLGYGLYTLSNDPEPSKPVAVKPEPKPKPKPKQTETIPPPPTEKWDYVDTLPKREIEVVAKEQEISDIPYIMQCGAYKTMQQAEARKLDIAFQGINSKIRKKEDSSWFRVVLGPYKFKRDAERDKHKLQRAKIEPCAIWKEQQ
- the hslV gene encoding ATP-dependent protease subunit HslV; the protein is MTTIVSVRRNNKVVIAGDGQVSLGNTVMKGNAKKVRRLYNNKVLAGFAGGTADAFTLFERFESKLQMHQGHLTKAAVELAKDWRSDRALRRLEAILAVADETASLIITGNGDVVQPEHDLIAIGSGGNFAQAAAIALIENTDLDARSIAEKALNIAGDICVFTNHHHTIEELEIPQELIAKDQA
- the hslU gene encoding HslU--HslV peptidase ATPase subunit translates to MSEMTPREIVHELNRHIIGQDKAKRAVAIALRNRWRRMQLEESLRVEVTPKNILMIGPTGVGKTEIARRLAKLANAPFIKVEATKFTEVGYVGKEVETIIRDLTDVAVKLTHQQATEKVKFRAEELAEERILDALLPPARDAWGKAEHSEENSNTRQVFRKKLREGKLDDKEIELDIAVPQMGVEIMAPPGMEEMTNQLQGMFQNLAGNTKKKRKLKIKDAFKALTEEEASKLVNQDELKEQAIYSVENNGIVFIDEIDKICKRGEVSGPDVSREGVQRDLLPLIEGSTVSTKHGMVRTDHILFIASGAFQVARPSDLIPELQGRLPIRVELEALSSEDFKRILTEPKASLTEQYMALMKTENVDVEFTDDGIKQIAEAAWQVNETTENIGARRLHTVMERLMDEISFDATDKAGSSLTIDATYVKSKLGELVADEDLSRFIL
- a CDS encoding 1,4-dihydroxy-2-naphthoate polyprenyltransferase, translating into MNNSLQIWFDAARPKTLPLALVSIFTGSALAFSSGHFSLPIAFLALLTATLLQILSNLANDYGDAVKGTDNEKRIGPMRAIQSGAVSLNDMKRAIVINVLMTIASGLMLVLYALDSLQSILAFIGLGVLAMVAAIAYTVGNKPYGYLGLGDLSVFLFFGLLGVSGTYFLHSGSIDWSLFLPSLGCGLMAVAVLNVNNMRDIENDAECGKRTVPVRLGQMKAKKYHFMLLSGAVLAFAAYLIMQEKPLWISLPFLLSLILVTKHGRAVWQTEKPAQIAPMLPVIVKCSLITNLLFVGVVIAQTLTS
- the rraA gene encoding ribonuclease E activity regulator RraA, which gives rise to MEYNTSALCDIYLDQVDVVEPMFSNFGGRASFAGQITTVKCFEDNGLIRETLEQDGVGRVLLIDGGGSLRRALIDAELAALAEENEWEGIVVYGCVREVDELEDMSIGIQAMAAIPVGANSQGIGEVDVPVNFGGVTFLPEDYLYADNTGVILSQEPLNVDLETDEEDVVEEDEIL